A genomic stretch from Salarias fasciatus chromosome 18, fSalaFa1.1, whole genome shotgun sequence includes:
- the fam131aa gene encoding protein FAM131A isoform X3, which produces MIPKSGKSPADSRKSVGIHEFAALARSSLNGLSQAVRDHVTKPTSLAQGRVAHLIEWKGWPKPAGPSPAAQSQFSSYCHLTEGEKEARFAAGVAEQFAIAEAKLRAWASIDDDEEEDSNDEDSHVHRQTHALSSQSSDAAMCNLATETPLRPEVDGGGVAPAHSPVGSSSSLLCGGPPHSPQTDSPTLPSDCMSPFEEEEEEERLDGLEEELAPLQRSDVCVHNKPEWRPRCRSSRFDSCYSTSHSESPGEEDEEDEEEEEEGSVFHEVRVWHCSPRSFFSDRASSGVASFDEEEEREDTEEKKEEKEYLM; this is translated from the exons ATGATTCCAAAGTCAGGAAAGTCTCCAGCAGACTCTCGGAAAAGCGTCGGTATCCATGAGTTTGCTGCACTCGCACGGTCCTCCTTGAATG GTTTATCTCAGGCTGTGAGGGACCATGTGACGAAGCCCACCTCGCTGGCTCAGGGCCGCGTCGCACACCTGATCGAGTGGAAGGGATGGCCCAAACCTGCAGGCCCCTCGCCGGCCGCCCAATCCCAGTTCAGCTCCTACTGCCATCTGACTGAAGGGGAGAAGGAGGCTCGCTTCGCTGCAG GAGTGGCCGAGCAGTTCGCCATCGCTGAGGCCAAGCTGCGGGCCTGGGCGTCTATAGACGACGACGAAGAGGAGGACTCCAACGATGAAGACTCCCACGTCCACAGACAGACTCACGCCTTGTCCAGCCAGAGCTCAG ACGCCGCCATGTGCAATCTCGCCACCGAAACGCCACTCCGGCCTGAGGTGGATGGCGGCGGGGTGGCGCCCGCCCACAGTCCGGtgggctccagcagcagtctgCTCTGTGGGGGGCCTCCCCATTCACCCCAGACCGACTCACCCACTTTACCTAGCGACTGCATGAGTCCattc gaggaggaggaggaggaggagaggctggacgGCCTCGAGGAGGAGTTGGCTCCATTGCAGCGCAGCGACGTCTGCGTACACAACAAGCCGGAGTGGAGGCcccgctgcaggagcagcaggttcGACTCCTGCTACTCCACCTCCCACTCCGAGTCCCCcggcgaggaggacgaggaggacgaggaggaggaggaggaaggcagcGTGTTTCACGAGGTCCGCGTCTGGCACTGCAGCCCGAGGAGCTTCTTCTCCGACCGGGCGTCCTCCGGCGTGGCGTCGttcgacgaggaggaggagcgagaggacacggaggagaagaaggaggagaaagagtaTTTGATGTGA
- the fam131aa gene encoding protein FAM131A isoform X2, whose protein sequence is MIPKSGKSPADSRKSVGIHEFAALARSSLNGLSQAVRDHVTKPTSLAQGRVAHLIEWKGWPKPAGPSPAAQSQFSSYCHLTEGEKEARFAAGVAEQFAIAEAKLRAWASIDDDEEEDSNDEDSHVHRQTHALSSQSSDAAMCNLATETPLRPEVDGGGVAPAHSPVGSSSSLLCGGPPHSPQTDSPTLPSDCMSPFEEEEEEEERLDGLEEELAPLQRSDVCVHNKPEWRPRCRSSRFDSCYSTSHSESPGEEDEEDEEEEEEGSVFHEVRVWHCSPRSFFSDRASSGVASFDEEEEREDTEEKKEEKEYLM, encoded by the exons ATGATTCCAAAGTCAGGAAAGTCTCCAGCAGACTCTCGGAAAAGCGTCGGTATCCATGAGTTTGCTGCACTCGCACGGTCCTCCTTGAATG GTTTATCTCAGGCTGTGAGGGACCATGTGACGAAGCCCACCTCGCTGGCTCAGGGCCGCGTCGCACACCTGATCGAGTGGAAGGGATGGCCCAAACCTGCAGGCCCCTCGCCGGCCGCCCAATCCCAGTTCAGCTCCTACTGCCATCTGACTGAAGGGGAGAAGGAGGCTCGCTTCGCTGCAG GAGTGGCCGAGCAGTTCGCCATCGCTGAGGCCAAGCTGCGGGCCTGGGCGTCTATAGACGACGACGAAGAGGAGGACTCCAACGATGAAGACTCCCACGTCCACAGACAGACTCACGCCTTGTCCAGCCAGAGCTCAG ACGCCGCCATGTGCAATCTCGCCACCGAAACGCCACTCCGGCCTGAGGTGGATGGCGGCGGGGTGGCGCCCGCCCACAGTCCGGtgggctccagcagcagtctgCTCTGTGGGGGGCCTCCCCATTCACCCCAGACCGACTCACCCACTTTACCTAGCGACTGCATGAGTCCattc gaggaggaggaggaggaggaggagaggctggacgGCCTCGAGGAGGAGTTGGCTCCATTGCAGCGCAGCGACGTCTGCGTACACAACAAGCCGGAGTGGAGGCcccgctgcaggagcagcaggttcGACTCCTGCTACTCCACCTCCCACTCCGAGTCCCCcggcgaggaggacgaggaggacgaggaggaggaggaggaaggcagcGTGTTTCACGAGGTCCGCGTCTGGCACTGCAGCCCGAGGAGCTTCTTCTCCGACCGGGCGTCCTCCGGCGTGGCGTCGttcgacgaggaggaggagcgagaggacacggaggagaagaaggaggagaaagagtaTTTGATGTGA
- the fam131aa gene encoding protein FAM131A isoform X1 produces the protein MIPKSGKSPADSRKSVGIHEFAALARSSLNGLSQAVRDHVTKPTSLAQGRVAHLIEWKGWPKPAGPSPAAQSQFSSYCHLTEGEKEARFAAGVAEQFAIAEAKLRAWASIDDDEEEDSNDEDSHVHRQTHALSSQSSDAAMCNLATETPLRPEVDGGGVAPAHSPVGSSSSLLCGGPPHSPQTDSPTLPSDCMSPFEEEEEEEEEEEEEEEEEEEEEEERLDGLEEELAPLQRSDVCVHNKPEWRPRCRSSRFDSCYSTSHSESPGEEDEEDEEEEEEGSVFHEVRVWHCSPRSFFSDRASSGVASFDEEEEREDTEEKKEEKEYLM, from the exons ATGATTCCAAAGTCAGGAAAGTCTCCAGCAGACTCTCGGAAAAGCGTCGGTATCCATGAGTTTGCTGCACTCGCACGGTCCTCCTTGAATG GTTTATCTCAGGCTGTGAGGGACCATGTGACGAAGCCCACCTCGCTGGCTCAGGGCCGCGTCGCACACCTGATCGAGTGGAAGGGATGGCCCAAACCTGCAGGCCCCTCGCCGGCCGCCCAATCCCAGTTCAGCTCCTACTGCCATCTGACTGAAGGGGAGAAGGAGGCTCGCTTCGCTGCAG GAGTGGCCGAGCAGTTCGCCATCGCTGAGGCCAAGCTGCGGGCCTGGGCGTCTATAGACGACGACGAAGAGGAGGACTCCAACGATGAAGACTCCCACGTCCACAGACAGACTCACGCCTTGTCCAGCCAGAGCTCAG ACGCCGCCATGTGCAATCTCGCCACCGAAACGCCACTCCGGCCTGAGGTGGATGGCGGCGGGGTGGCGCCCGCCCACAGTCCGGtgggctccagcagcagtctgCTCTGTGGGGGGCCTCCCCATTCACCCCAGACCGACTCACCCACTTTACCTAGCGACTGCATGAGTCCattcgaggaggaggaggaggaggaggaggaggaggaggaggaggaggaggaggaggaggaggaggaggaggagaggctggacgGCCTCGAGGAGGAGTTGGCTCCATTGCAGCGCAGCGACGTCTGCGTACACAACAAGCCGGAGTGGAGGCcccgctgcaggagcagcaggttcGACTCCTGCTACTCCACCTCCCACTCCGAGTCCCCcggcgaggaggacgaggaggacgaggaggaggaggaggaaggcagcGTGTTTCACGAGGTCCGCGTCTGGCACTGCAGCCCGAGGAGCTTCTTCTCCGACCGGGCGTCCTCCGGCGTGGCGTCGttcgacgaggaggaggagcgagaggacacggaggagaagaaggaggagaaagagtaTTTGATGTGA